In Spirochaeta thermophila DSM 6578, the following proteins share a genomic window:
- a CDS encoding lipoate--protein ligase family protein: protein MVLLSSSRDVFLNLAYEQYLLRAGKEGVLFLYVNDPAVVVGRFQIPWAECRPGRLEERGVVLARRDSGGGAVFHDGGNLNLAWVGRAGERGGLARFLVGVLEGMGVRVGVGERGDLWLEDGRKVSGAAFRITGGWKLEHHTLLVETDPVCVEEALRPVPGRFEGKGVGSRRARVGRIGEVAGCGLVGVRERVAASWGGEVRWVGEEEMWMACGEEVARLSSREWVLGKSPGFVWEWGGMRVRVEGGRVVEGVPGMEGEWFAPERVMGAVGLEETEAGGVGFGRERRFERRDP from the coding sequence ATGGTGCTCCTCTCCTCCTCCCGGGATGTCTTCCTGAACCTCGCGTACGAGCAGTACCTTCTCAGGGCGGGGAAGGAGGGGGTGCTTTTCCTCTACGTGAACGACCCGGCGGTGGTGGTGGGAAGGTTCCAGATCCCGTGGGCCGAGTGCCGGCCCGGGAGGCTGGAGGAGAGGGGGGTGGTGCTCGCGCGGAGGGATTCCGGGGGGGGGGCGGTCTTCCACGACGGGGGGAACCTGAACCTGGCGTGGGTGGGGCGGGCCGGGGAGCGGGGAGGGCTCGCGCGGTTTCTCGTGGGGGTGCTGGAGGGGATGGGGGTGCGGGTGGGGGTGGGGGAGCGGGGGGATCTGTGGCTCGAGGACGGGCGCAAGGTCTCCGGCGCGGCCTTCCGGATCACGGGGGGATGGAAGCTGGAGCACCACACCCTCCTGGTGGAGACGGATCCCGTGTGTGTGGAGGAGGCGCTTCGGCCGGTGCCGGGGAGGTTCGAGGGGAAGGGGGTGGGGTCGCGACGGGCGCGGGTGGGGAGGATAGGGGAGGTGGCGGGGTGCGGGCTGGTGGGGGTGCGGGAGAGGGTGGCTGCGTCCTGGGGAGGGGAGGTGCGGTGGGTGGGAGAGGAGGAGATGTGGATGGCGTGTGGGGAGGAGGTGGCGCGGCTTTCGAGCAGGGAGTGGGTGCTGGGGAAGTCGCCGGGGTTCGTGTGGGAGTGGGGGGGGATGCGGGTGCGTGTGGAGGGGGGGAGGGTGGTGGAGGGGGTGCCGGGGATGGAGGGGGAGTGGTTCGCGCCGGAGCGGGTGATGGGGGCGGTGGGGCTTGAGGAGACGGAGGCCGGCGGTGTAGGGTTCGGGAGGGAACGACGTTTCGAGAGGAGGGATCCATGA
- a CDS encoding FecR domain-containing protein, producing MKRILVLVWLLCGPVLLAQELTAVYVEGWVDKKTRAGTLEELFLGDVLGAGEGVVTGADGFAELEMEGGTAVRVGPNSVFMVEEMPAEEGTTTGFAALVGEVGYKFGAFTGAEPPVRTQSAVAGVRGTEFVVYAGEDGSSVIAVSKGVVEVEAQGERVVLQEGEAVEVPFGAPPSEKFSYHGKPLDFSTWNAERLEAILADPVGALRRVRDQIASFMDKADLLEEEQERIRAEVEALGEEYERIKQEQGLDAAQAFRRERIDPLTVQAAYLGFNYRYYALSALSMRRFVVARLYVPLRTRAFAGGGAEWEAFLEAYRAFLAFFEERVVPYLVEADI from the coding sequence ATGAAGCGGATTCTGGTCCTGGTCTGGCTTCTGTGTGGTCCTGTGCTCTTGGCTCAGGAGCTCACCGCGGTCTATGTGGAGGGCTGGGTGGACAAGAAGACGCGCGCGGGGACCCTGGAGGAGCTCTTCCTGGGGGATGTGCTTGGTGCCGGGGAGGGGGTGGTGACGGGTGCCGATGGATTCGCGGAGCTCGAGATGGAGGGGGGGACGGCGGTGAGGGTGGGGCCCAACTCGGTTTTCATGGTGGAGGAGATGCCGGCAGAGGAGGGGACGACCACGGGGTTCGCGGCGCTCGTGGGAGAGGTGGGGTACAAGTTCGGCGCGTTCACCGGGGCCGAGCCGCCGGTGCGGACCCAGAGCGCGGTGGCGGGGGTGAGGGGGACGGAGTTCGTGGTGTACGCGGGAGAGGACGGGAGTTCGGTGATCGCGGTGAGCAAGGGGGTGGTGGAGGTGGAGGCGCAGGGCGAACGGGTGGTGCTCCAGGAGGGGGAGGCGGTGGAGGTGCCGTTCGGTGCACCACCTTCCGAGAAGTTCTCCTATCACGGGAAGCCGCTCGATTTCTCGACGTGGAACGCAGAGCGGCTCGAGGCGATACTCGCCGATCCGGTAGGGGCGCTCCGGCGGGTGAGGGACCAGATCGCCTCTTTCATGGACAAGGCGGATCTGCTCGAGGAGGAGCAGGAGCGGATCAGGGCCGAGGTGGAGGCCCTCGGAGAGGAGTACGAGAGGATCAAGCAGGAGCAGGGGCTCGATGCGGCGCAGGCCTTTCGACGGGAGCGGATCGATCCTCTCACGGTGCAGGCGGCCTACCTTGGGTTCAACTACCGGTACTACGCCCTCTCGGCCCTGTCGATGAGGCGGTTCGTGGTGGCGCGGCTCTACGTGCCCCTGCGGACGAGGGCCTTTGCGGGGGGTGGGGCGGAGTGGGAGGCCTTCCTCGAGGCCTACCGGGCGTTCCTCGCCTTCTTCGAGGAGCGGGTGGTGCCGTACCTGGTGGAGGCGGATATCTAG
- a CDS encoding PP2C family protein-serine/threonine phosphatase, whose translation MLGTGYTLRIFIEIILLAFSFYWTRRIPDRALRPLLLIPALFLLRDILILFLPWQSINLLVDLLSFLLLVRWIRAYSGPRKADIPVFTVGFTLGLLLAVLEISGIQPLLFFTAVVPLLLLAIYFMVEYSQITIHNTEGAEDIIAIRPVALPVFGLPPLLFSLFGYSTTRVGQYIPLFPLLFLGVLYSYYIHRYLSQQEHNVDALTADIERLFDFMRRVSTVARSELNMDEILQYVAESAMQNTDADGAAILIVDEYDPSSLRVRAVSGFYPPPFPVPSMVKTKSSAFEEYFRSQPVPIAGDNVLAETVREVKPVFIRNSAQDERLKYNRGDDLLYISSYISVPLIASNRVFGVLSVSKRRRNRYFTQNDFTHIQTFADYASLMIDMVYTYLELIEKREMEREVNIAAEIQQKLIPQSMPSMPGVSLNVYSVPLHGVSGDYYDIFALNEHKLGLFMCDVAGKGVPAALIMVMIHSILHLIATPQRDPAVTITWLNRGLFGRISMDHYATVSYAVYDAQNRTLEYTNAAHHPLLILRPSARKVIRVDTRGLPIGIEPNTVYEKKHIPLEKEDIVVLYTDGITEAMNMEGEQYGLERFLRVLLRNVEKPLDEIAREVREDLSSFVGRAKQHDDQTFLLMKVE comes from the coding sequence ATGTTGGGAACAGGCTACACGCTCCGTATCTTCATCGAGATCATACTCCTTGCCTTTTCGTTCTACTGGACGAGACGGATACCCGATCGGGCCCTCAGGCCCCTCCTGCTCATCCCTGCCCTCTTCCTCCTGAGGGACATCCTCATCCTGTTCCTCCCCTGGCAGAGCATCAATCTCCTCGTGGACCTTCTCTCCTTTCTCCTCCTCGTCCGTTGGATCAGGGCCTACTCCGGACCCCGTAAAGCCGATATCCCCGTCTTCACCGTCGGCTTCACCCTCGGTCTCCTCCTCGCCGTCCTCGAGATATCGGGCATCCAGCCCCTTCTGTTCTTCACCGCCGTCGTCCCCCTCCTCCTCCTCGCCATCTACTTCATGGTCGAGTATTCCCAGATCACCATACACAATACCGAAGGGGCCGAGGACATCATCGCGATCAGGCCCGTCGCACTCCCTGTCTTCGGCCTCCCCCCGCTCCTCTTCTCTCTCTTCGGGTACTCCACCACACGGGTGGGCCAGTACATCCCCCTCTTCCCCCTTCTCTTCCTCGGCGTCCTCTATTCCTACTACATCCACCGTTACCTCTCCCAGCAGGAACACAACGTGGATGCCCTCACCGCCGATATCGAGCGACTTTTCGATTTCATGCGTCGCGTGTCCACCGTAGCCCGCTCCGAGCTCAACATGGACGAGATCCTCCAATACGTGGCCGAATCAGCCATGCAAAACACCGACGCCGACGGCGCAGCCATCCTCATCGTAGACGAATACGACCCCTCGTCCCTGAGAGTGCGTGCAGTCTCGGGATTCTACCCGCCTCCGTTCCCCGTACCGTCCATGGTGAAGACCAAATCGAGTGCCTTCGAGGAGTACTTCAGATCCCAACCGGTTCCCATCGCGGGTGACAACGTGCTCGCAGAGACCGTCCGGGAGGTGAAACCCGTCTTCATCCGCAACTCGGCCCAGGACGAGAGACTCAAGTACAACCGGGGCGACGACCTGCTCTACATAAGCTCCTATATCTCGGTTCCACTCATTGCGAGCAACAGGGTCTTCGGCGTCCTCTCGGTCTCCAAGCGGAGGAGAAACCGCTACTTCACTCAGAACGACTTCACCCACATCCAGACATTCGCCGACTACGCATCACTCATGATCGACATGGTGTACACCTACCTGGAACTCATCGAGAAGCGCGAGATGGAGAGGGAGGTGAACATCGCCGCGGAGATCCAGCAGAAGCTCATCCCCCAATCCATGCCATCCATGCCGGGCGTCTCCCTCAACGTGTATTCCGTTCCCCTCCACGGTGTGAGCGGCGACTACTACGACATCTTCGCGCTCAACGAGCACAAACTGGGGCTCTTCATGTGTGACGTCGCGGGCAAGGGCGTCCCGGCTGCCCTCATCATGGTGATGATCCACTCGATCCTCCACCTCATCGCCACCCCGCAGCGGGATCCGGCCGTAACCATCACCTGGCTCAACCGAGGTCTCTTCGGCCGGATCAGCATGGACCACTACGCCACTGTCTCCTATGCCGTCTACGATGCACAGAACCGCACCCTCGAGTACACCAACGCGGCCCACCACCCCCTGCTCATCCTGCGGCCCTCCGCACGCAAGGTGATCCGGGTGGACACCAGAGGCCTTCCCATCGGCATAGAACCCAACACGGTCTATGAGAAAAAACACATCCCCCTCGAGAAAGAGGACATAGTGGTCCTCTACACCGACGGGATCACCGAGGCCATGAACATGGAAGGGGAACAATACGGTCTGGAACGGTTCCTCCGGGTACTCCTCCGGAACGTGGAGAAACCGCTCGACGAGATCGCCAGGGAGGTGAGGGAAGACCTCTCCTCCTTCGTGGGGAGGGCGAAGCAGCACGACGACCAGACGTTCCTGCTGATGAAAGTGGAATGA
- a CDS encoding STAS domain-containing protein: MKVQTNTKGDVYIVELEGDLDVFSCVTLKQEIDRLFNAGAQKMILNMNKVPYIDSRGVGVLIYTNSLFKKAGRKFFLTHVNGSVRRVIELTKLIGYLPIANSDEEAIQKM, encoded by the coding sequence ATGAAGGTACAGACGAACACGAAAGGCGATGTGTACATCGTCGAATTGGAGGGTGACCTCGACGTCTTCAGCTGCGTCACCCTCAAACAGGAGATCGACAGGCTCTTCAACGCCGGGGCTCAGAAGATGATACTCAACATGAACAAGGTCCCCTATATCGACAGCCGTGGGGTGGGTGTCCTCATCTATACGAACTCACTCTTCAAGAAGGCGGGGAGAAAGTTCTTCCTCACCCACGTGAACGGCTCCGTCCGGAGGGTGATAGAGCTCACAAAGCTCATCGGATACCTGCCCATCGCCAACTCCGACGAGGAAGCCATCCAGAAGATGTAA
- a CDS encoding ATP-binding protein, with protein sequence MEDKDYEIRQLVVDENSPLFDRKGMFYKEFPSDLRQVRYFTLLIVQKAPPEIREVNLLEQQISELIINAIKHGNKGDINKKVKVWYRFTPELAHLIVEDEGEGFKNLEKWNEFHRIRTEAFLRQDFDTLEKYISFRTEESDEMDGGNALFAAIEYWNGGMVYNEKRNAVAVLKTFPKRHRGITIEEIQKMASI encoded by the coding sequence ATGGAAGACAAGGACTATGAGATCAGACAGCTCGTGGTGGACGAGAACAGTCCGCTCTTCGACCGGAAAGGCATGTTCTACAAGGAATTCCCCAGCGATCTGAGACAGGTGCGCTACTTCACGCTCCTCATCGTACAGAAGGCCCCTCCCGAGATCCGCGAGGTAAACCTCCTCGAACAGCAGATCAGCGAACTCATCATCAACGCCATCAAACACGGCAACAAAGGCGACATCAACAAGAAGGTGAAGGTATGGTACCGGTTCACTCCGGAACTCGCCCACCTCATCGTGGAGGATGAAGGCGAAGGGTTCAAGAACCTCGAAAAGTGGAACGAGTTCCACAGGATCCGTACCGAGGCCTTTCTCCGCCAGGACTTCGACACCCTGGAGAAGTATATCTCCTTTCGCACCGAGGAGAGCGACGAGATGGACGGAGGGAACGCCCTCTTCGCCGCCATCGAGTACTGGAACGGAGGCATGGTCTACAACGAAAAGCGGAACGCCGTCGCCGTCCTCAAGACCTTCCCAAAACGACATAGAGGGATTACAATAGAAGAGATACAGAAGATGGCTTCCATATAG
- a CDS encoding NAD-dependent epimerase/dehydratase family protein: MRILFIGGTGNISSACVREALGKGVETWILVRGSSDRLVPEGARVLLGDITDKDSIRDLLRPYSFDVVVDWVAYTPRDVERDLELFEGRTQRYVFISSASVYRRPAPGVFHRESDPRGNPFWDYAREKIRGEDLLLEAAPSRGIQPLIVRPSHTIGEGWIPTSFGSRDFTVPARILRGKPIVIHDDGLALWTLTHAEDFARAFVPLILKPSLRHAAYHITSPFAYTWEEIHERLAEALGKRSRVVYVPSRHIARLLPRQGASLMGDKRYTTLFDTSRLREEVPDVQFRIPLEEMISRSLAWYERHPEKQCIDSRLDEAIDRLVALQDRVESLWKEGEGVRSEG; the protein is encoded by the coding sequence ATGAGGATCTTGTTCATAGGGGGAACAGGGAACATCTCTTCCGCCTGCGTGAGGGAGGCGCTCGGAAAGGGGGTGGAGACATGGATCCTCGTTCGGGGCTCGTCTGACCGCCTTGTGCCGGAGGGAGCCCGCGTACTCCTTGGGGACATCACGGACAAGGATTCGATACGGGATCTCCTCCGGCCCTATTCCTTCGATGTAGTGGTGGACTGGGTGGCCTATACGCCTCGCGATGTGGAGCGGGATCTCGAGCTCTTCGAGGGGAGGACGCAGCGGTACGTCTTCATAAGCTCTGCCTCCGTGTATCGGAGACCTGCACCCGGGGTGTTCCATCGGGAGAGCGACCCCCGCGGGAACCCCTTCTGGGACTACGCGAGGGAAAAGATCCGGGGAGAGGACCTCCTCCTCGAGGCGGCACCTTCCCGGGGGATCCAGCCGCTCATCGTGCGGCCCTCCCACACCATAGGGGAGGGATGGATTCCCACATCGTTCGGGTCGCGCGACTTTACGGTGCCCGCGCGTATCCTTCGCGGAAAGCCGATCGTGATCCACGATGATGGGCTCGCCCTCTGGACGCTCACCCATGCCGAGGACTTCGCGAGGGCCTTCGTCCCTCTCATCCTCAAACCCTCACTCCGTCATGCGGCCTATCACATCACCTCTCCCTTCGCCTATACCTGGGAGGAGATACACGAGCGGCTCGCGGAGGCCCTCGGAAAGCGCTCCCGGGTGGTCTACGTCCCCTCACGCCACATCGCCCGCCTCCTTCCCAGACAGGGGGCGAGTCTCATGGGGGACAAGCGGTACACCACCCTCTTCGATACCTCCCGTCTCAGGGAGGAGGTGCCCGACGTGCAATTCCGCATCCCTCTCGAGGAGATGATCTCCCGGTCGCTCGCGTGGTACGAGAGGCATCCGGAGAAGCAATGCATCGACTCCCGTCTGGATGAGGCTATCGACAGGCTCGTCGCCCTCCAGGATCGGGTGGAGTCCCTGTGGAAAGAGGGAGAGGGTGTCAGATCTGAAGGGTGA
- the recR gene encoding recombination mediator RecR, which translates to MNSLEVLIGHLSRLPGVGKKSASRIAHWLLKADRAFVQALGRLIMELPDRVKRCSRCGMYSDATLCEICSDPARDHRTICVVEQPSDVWAIEATHTYRGLYHVLHGAIAPLEGVRPEDLTIDALVRRLEREPVEEVIIATNPTVEGDTTALYLVRLLKDWGGKVSRLALGLPVGGDLEYADRVTLARALEGRQRISSGEGDG; encoded by the coding sequence ATGAACTCCCTCGAGGTGCTCATCGGCCATCTCTCCCGTCTCCCGGGGGTGGGGAAGAAGAGTGCGAGCAGGATCGCCCATTGGTTGCTCAAGGCGGACAGGGCGTTCGTACAAGCCCTGGGTCGGCTCATCATGGAGCTCCCGGATCGCGTGAAGCGGTGCAGCCGGTGTGGCATGTACTCGGATGCGACTCTCTGCGAGATATGTAGTGACCCGGCACGTGACCATAGGACCATATGTGTGGTGGAACAGCCCTCTGATGTGTGGGCGATCGAAGCGACGCATACGTACAGGGGCCTCTATCACGTCCTGCACGGCGCCATCGCCCCCCTGGAGGGGGTTCGCCCCGAGGATCTCACCATCGATGCCCTCGTGAGACGCCTCGAGAGGGAACCGGTGGAAGAGGTGATCATCGCCACCAATCCCACGGTGGAGGGCGATACCACCGCCCTCTATCTCGTCAGGCTCCTCAAGGACTGGGGGGGGAAGGTCTCCCGTCTCGCACTGGGACTCCCGGTGGGTGGTGACCTCGAGTACGCCGACAGGGTCACGCTCGCGCGGGCGCTTGAGGGCCGTCAGCGCATTTCCTCCGGGGAGGGGGACGGATGA
- a CDS encoding YbaB/EbfC family nucleoid-associated protein, producing the protein MNPFDVLKQLQDLPERMQRIQETLTELRVTGSAGGGMVEVEVGGDFSVHRVKIDPEAVDPNDVALLEDLVKAALTNALGKLRTELVGKLQSGIFPPLLGGA; encoded by the coding sequence ATGAACCCCTTTGATGTGCTGAAGCAGCTCCAGGACCTTCCGGAGCGGATGCAACGTATTCAGGAGACCCTCACCGAGCTTCGGGTGACCGGATCGGCCGGGGGAGGAATGGTGGAGGTGGAGGTGGGGGGTGATTTTTCCGTGCACCGTGTGAAGATCGATCCCGAAGCCGTGGATCCGAACGACGTGGCGCTTCTCGAGGACCTGGTGAAGGCCGCGCTCACCAATGCCCTGGGGAAACTCCGTACTGAGCTCGTTGGCAAGCTCCAGTCCGGGATCTTCCCTCCTCTCCTGGGGGGAGCATGA
- the dnaX gene encoding DNA polymerase III subunit gamma/tau: MSFEVTANRRRPQTFKDLKGQEFVVSTLTNALKAGRVAHAYLFSGPRGVGKTSAARILAKALNCEQGVTPEPCGTCTSCKEISQGTAIDVIEIDGASNTSVNDVRVIREEVLFAPGKARYKVYIIDEVHMLSNSAFNALLKTIEEPPPYVVFIFATTELQRVPATIRSRCQQYHFRLISPEVIASLLREAASEMQVEVEEEALSWIAKEADGSLRDAYTLFDQVVSFSEGRLSYALIQEKLGLVGFERLQAVVEACVREEVKGALDLVHEILMSGVSVEQCVVDLAEYFRALTLVEAGIERESILGVAPSRFSKSVRTAFSPAQLERAMELILETYRNIRYSLNQRYDLELLVSRLAHLRRWVSSEDLVSRLERLRAGLVGGAVQASPPPQGAPDSREEGAEPRSPGEIREAVLARARAHSPTLQAALSQGQWRIQGRRVEILFSSKAPLALCEEQVDVIKRLFEEVAGRGVECVLGRIREQEDRSPGEEPQIEEPVEQVRRIFKGEIVK; the protein is encoded by the coding sequence ATGTCCTTTGAGGTGACCGCCAACAGGCGAAGGCCGCAGACGTTCAAGGATCTCAAGGGCCAGGAGTTCGTGGTCTCCACCCTCACCAATGCGTTGAAGGCGGGGCGTGTGGCTCACGCGTACCTCTTCTCGGGACCTCGCGGGGTGGGAAAGACGTCCGCAGCCAGGATACTGGCGAAGGCTCTCAACTGTGAGCAGGGCGTGACTCCCGAACCGTGCGGGACGTGCACCAGCTGCAAAGAGATCTCCCAGGGTACCGCCATCGATGTGATCGAGATCGATGGTGCTTCCAACACGTCGGTGAACGACGTCAGGGTGATACGTGAGGAGGTCCTCTTCGCCCCCGGCAAGGCGCGCTACAAGGTGTACATCATCGACGAGGTGCACATGCTCTCCAACAGCGCCTTCAACGCCCTCCTCAAGACCATAGAAGAGCCGCCTCCCTACGTGGTCTTCATCTTCGCGACCACCGAACTCCAGAGGGTGCCTGCAACCATCCGATCGAGGTGTCAGCAGTATCATTTCCGGCTCATCTCTCCAGAGGTGATAGCGAGCCTCCTCAGAGAGGCGGCCTCGGAGATGCAGGTGGAGGTCGAGGAGGAGGCTCTTTCCTGGATCGCAAAGGAAGCCGACGGATCCTTGCGCGATGCCTACACCCTCTTCGACCAGGTGGTCTCCTTTTCCGAGGGGAGGCTGTCGTACGCCCTCATCCAGGAGAAGCTGGGTCTCGTGGGGTTCGAACGCCTCCAGGCAGTGGTCGAGGCCTGTGTGAGGGAAGAGGTGAAAGGCGCTCTCGATCTCGTCCATGAAATCCTGATGTCCGGGGTGTCGGTCGAGCAGTGCGTGGTGGATCTTGCCGAGTACTTTCGGGCGCTCACCCTGGTTGAGGCCGGCATCGAACGGGAGAGCATTCTGGGGGTCGCACCCTCGCGGTTCTCGAAATCGGTGCGTACGGCCTTTTCTCCCGCCCAGCTCGAGCGGGCGATGGAACTGATCCTGGAGACGTATCGCAACATACGATATTCCCTCAACCAGCGGTATGATCTCGAACTCCTCGTCTCCCGACTCGCCCACCTTCGCAGGTGGGTCTCTTCCGAGGATCTGGTCTCGAGACTCGAACGCCTGCGGGCGGGGCTCGTCGGAGGAGCGGTTCAGGCCTCTCCTCCTCCCCAGGGTGCGCCGGATTCCCGAGAGGAGGGTGCGGAACCCCGGTCCCCTGGAGAGATCAGGGAAGCGGTGCTCGCAAGGGCCCGCGCCCACTCCCCCACGCTCCAGGCGGCTCTTTCACAGGGGCAGTGGCGGATCCAGGGACGACGGGTGGAGATCCTGTTCTCTTCCAAGGCTCCCCTCGCCCTTTGCGAGGAACAGGTGGATGTCATAAAGAGATTGTTCGAGGAAGTGGCGGGGAGGGGTGTGGAGTGTGTCCTGGGACGGATACGAGAACAGGAGGACAGGAGCCCGGGGGAAGAACCTCAGATCGAGGAGCCGGTTGAACAGGTTCGGCGTATATTCAAAGGCGAGATCGTGAAGTGA
- a CDS encoding PTS sugar transporter subunit IIA, translating to MYVIDYLKPEGIFLNMKAYKKKEELFKILVRRACEVGLVPGEMEEPVLNELLAREAQSTTGIGEGIAIPHCKMEGLPHAVIIAATIPEGMKYGSVDGKPVRLLFSFLFPADQGTQYLQVLAKLSRILKEEALRNRLILSSSPEEFRNILAQADVVPLVKEGKAAKIVFLLCINEEGKEQEVSSSLVEVGAQTTVILETETLQKKLLYDIPIFAGVKFFHSRTPYSKTYMGILSSVEQADYLADLLKKQGIDLTSPGSGFLVAFEAGKVIGGIPEELDV from the coding sequence ATGTATGTGATCGACTATCTCAAGCCCGAGGGGATCTTCCTCAACATGAAGGCCTACAAGAAGAAGGAGGAACTCTTCAAAATACTGGTGCGCAGAGCGTGCGAAGTGGGTCTCGTGCCGGGAGAGATGGAGGAGCCGGTGCTGAACGAGCTCCTCGCGAGAGAGGCGCAGAGCACCACGGGAATAGGAGAGGGAATCGCCATCCCCCATTGCAAGATGGAGGGACTCCCCCATGCGGTCATCATCGCAGCCACCATACCCGAGGGGATGAAGTACGGGAGCGTGGATGGAAAACCGGTCCGTCTCCTCTTCAGCTTTCTCTTTCCTGCGGATCAGGGGACCCAGTATCTCCAAGTGCTCGCGAAACTCTCCCGCATCCTCAAGGAGGAGGCCCTCAGAAACAGGCTGATCCTCTCCTCTTCCCCGGAGGAGTTCCGTAACATCCTCGCGCAGGCTGATGTGGTTCCCCTCGTGAAGGAGGGGAAGGCGGCGAAAATCGTCTTCCTCCTCTGTATCAACGAGGAAGGGAAGGAGCAGGAAGTCTCTTCCAGTCTGGTGGAGGTGGGGGCTCAAACGACCGTGATCCTGGAGACAGAGACCCTTCAGAAGAAGCTCCTCTACGACATACCCATCTTCGCGGGGGTGAAGTTCTTCCACTCCCGTACTCCTTATTCCAAGACCTACATGGGGATACTCTCCAGTGTGGAACAGGCCGACTATCTCGCAGACCTCCTCAAGAAACAGGGGATAGATCTCACCAGCCCGGGCTCCGGATTCCTGGTGGCCTTCGAAGCGGGAAAGGTGATAGGAGGGATCCCGGAGGAACTCGATGTGTAG
- a CDS encoding cation:proton antiporter, with protein sequence MIHEHVLFHLAVILVLAKYGSALFVRLKLPPVLGMLLAGLLLGPSGLHLLEADVAIQWLARLGVIFLLFAAGLETDLDQMRQQGRISVLVALGGVLLPFLAGMGLEFAYGASSAKAAVMGTMLTATSVSVTVMALIDLKRLRSPEGTTILSAAVIDDVIGFLLLTFSFAIYGGGEHILWVIAKVVLYFGVTFLVGSFLFRPFMELSRRIHIEKAVVSMGIALCFIFAWAAEQVGVAEITGAYLAGLYLSQTEFRRTILEGIEDLGQSFFVSIFFITIGLETYIEGISGDPVYIVLLASIALFTKLIGAGSGALLGGFSPIQALRVGVGMIPRGEVALIVASMAMDRGIFSHVEFSLTVLVVVITALIPPPVLKLSYRGSA encoded by the coding sequence ATGATCCACGAACACGTCCTGTTCCACCTCGCCGTGATCCTGGTGCTCGCGAAGTACGGATCGGCTCTCTTCGTGAGGCTCAAACTCCCTCCTGTTCTCGGCATGCTCCTCGCGGGTCTCCTCCTCGGTCCCTCGGGGCTCCATCTCCTGGAGGCCGATGTGGCCATACAGTGGTTGGCGAGGCTCGGTGTGATCTTCCTGCTTTTCGCCGCAGGACTCGAGACCGATCTCGATCAGATGCGCCAGCAGGGAAGGATCTCCGTGCTCGTGGCCCTGGGGGGGGTGTTGCTCCCTTTCCTGGCCGGCATGGGGCTCGAATTCGCCTACGGGGCTTCCTCGGCGAAGGCGGCGGTGATGGGGACCATGCTCACGGCCACGAGCGTGAGTGTGACGGTGATGGCCCTCATCGATCTCAAACGGCTCCGTTCTCCCGAGGGGACCACCATCCTTTCCGCCGCGGTGATCGACGACGTGATCGGGTTCCTCCTCCTCACCTTTTCGTTCGCCATCTATGGAGGGGGGGAGCACATCCTCTGGGTGATCGCGAAGGTGGTCCTCTATTTCGGGGTCACCTTTCTGGTGGGGAGCTTCCTCTTCCGGCCCTTCATGGAACTCTCCAGGAGGATTCACATCGAGAAGGCGGTCGTTTCCATGGGGATCGCCCTGTGCTTCATCTTCGCCTGGGCGGCGGAACAGGTGGGTGTCGCGGAGATCACGGGTGCCTATCTCGCCGGACTCTATCTCAGTCAGACCGAGTTCAGGCGCACCATCCTCGAGGGAATCGAGGATCTCGGACAGAGCTTCTTCGTCTCGATATTCTTCATCACCATAGGGCTCGAGACCTACATCGAGGGGATCTCGGGCGATCCGGTCTACATCGTGCTCCTCGCCTCCATCGCCCTCTTCACCAAGCTCATAGGGGCTGGAAGCGGTGCGCTCCTGGGGGGATTCTCCCCGATCCAGGCCCTACGCGTGGGGGTGGGGATGATCCCCAGAGGGGAGGTGGCCCTCATCGTGGCCTCCATGGCCATGGACAGGGGGATCTTCTCCCACGTGGAGTTCTCGCTCACCGTGCTGGTGGTGGTGATCACTGCACTCATACCCCCGCCGGTCCTCAAACTCTCGTATCGGGGCTCGGCATGA